Below is a window of Enterococcus gilvus ATCC BAA-350 DNA.
CCCCTCTACTAGATAATCCGCGGCCGATAATTCCTAATACACGACTACGTTCTTTTTCGTCAGCACCATCGCCGCCTTCATCAGATGGTTCAGGTTCTACATCTTCAACAACATCATCTGTAGCAGCACCCAAATCTTCAACAACATCTTCCAGTTCAGTCACATCTTCTTCTGGCAATTCTGCAATAGCTTCGTCGATTTCTTCGAGTTCAGCAGTTACCTCTTCAACCTGTTCTTCGATGTCTGAAAGAGCATCACGAGTAACATTTTCTTCTTTCGCACGTGCTTCTAAATCCTTCAAGCGAGCTTTCAAATCCTTTTGACGTTTCAATAAGTACTTTTTATTCATGTGTGTATTCTCCAATCTTATCCAATATTTTTTTTCGTAATTTCAATGTTTCGATATTCTGTTCCTGGAACTTACTTCTAAGAGCTGCTTCGGTGTCATCATAGGCCGGAAGCGGCACAATGCTTACTTCCCACAACTCAACATTCGTAATCCTGATCAATGGAATATCACCAGTAAAATCTTCTTCCTGGCCGGTTACCCAAAAACCAAAACTACATTGATTAATGTCACCACGTGACATCGACTCTTTCAGATCATTCGCAAAAGTGGTATTTGGCAAGGTAACTTCAAATCGCAAACCTTTTGAATCTTCTTCAAGAAACAATGTATTTGCGCTCGTGCGACCCAGCACATAATTCCAGTCATGATTGAATAGACATCGTACATCTTTGTTCTGTGATAACGATTCGTTGAATGCACCTGGTGCGATTTCTTCTTCATACCAACCATCAATGTTAGTTCGTGAATTAAAAACAGACGCATAACCTTCGATCACAGTTGCTTCACTGCCATCATTTAAGGTTCGCGTCTGCATATTTTGAATATTAAAACTTCGTCTTTCCAATTTAACCAGTTGAATCACCTTCTTTCATTTTCGATTGATTCAAGTCAGCTAACTCATCTAGTCCTACCAAGTCTTTTGAAGCATAAAGCTTCGTTGATTCTTCGGTATTTAATCTTTCTAATCCCATATCTACTCGACCATCATCAGG
It encodes the following:
- a CDS encoding HK97 family phage prohead protease, encoding MIQLVKLERRSFNIQNMQTRTLNDGSEATVIEGYASVFNSRTNIDGWYEEEIAPGAFNESLSQNKDVRCLFNHDWNYVLGRTSANTLFLEEDSKGLRFEVTLPNTTFANDLKESMSRGDINQCSFGFWVTGQEEDFTGDIPLIRITNVELWEVSIVPLPAYDDTEAALRSKFQEQNIETLKLRKKILDKIGEYTHE